Proteins found in one Lysinibacillus fusiformis genomic segment:
- a CDS encoding YggT family protein, translated as MTFLLILSYVSLAFKIYSFMLIAYILMSWVPAAQNSAIGRMLEKVCEPYLGIFRKFIPPLGMIDISPIVAIFMLNFIERGLYIVIQKIYFMFA; from the coding sequence ATGACTTTTCTTTTAATACTTAGTTATGTATCATTAGCATTTAAGATTTATTCATTTATGCTAATTGCATATATCTTAATGTCTTGGGTGCCTGCCGCTCAAAATTCAGCCATTGGTCGAATGCTTGAAAAAGTATGTGAGCCATATTTAGGGATTTTTAGGAAGTTTATTCCGCCGCTTGGTATGATTGATATTTCTCCAATTGTGGCCATCTTTATGCTGAATTTTATAGAAAGAGGGCTTTATATAGTCATTCAGAAAATATATTTTATGTTCGCTTAG
- a CDS encoding PRC-barrel domain-containing protein, with protein sequence MSLRFSMLQQKEVIEAGNGRFIGFVIDAEVSKETGYVTAFLIAEPRKYLGFFKGEESVRKVYMKDVLVVGKDVILVKALS encoded by the coding sequence ATGTCATTGCGTTTTTCGATGTTACAACAAAAAGAAGTCATTGAAGCAGGAAATGGACGATTTATAGGCTTTGTGATAGATGCCGAAGTATCAAAAGAAACGGGCTATGTGACAGCATTTTTGATTGCAGAGCCTCGCAAATATCTTGGTTTTTTTAAAGGCGAAGAGTCTGTGAGAAAAGTCTATATGAAGGATGTGCTTGTCGTTGGCAAGGATGTCATTTTAGTCAAAGCACTTTCCTAA
- a CDS encoding YggS family pyridoxal phosphate-dependent enzyme codes for MTKILTNLNKLNDLITAAEKKGNREGDKVQIIAVTKEVSVERTQEAIEAGLTHLGENRPEGLHRKITEIHADVHWHYIGSLQTRKVKQVINSIDYLHSLDRLSLAEEIEKRADQPVKCFVQVNVSGEDSKHGLTIEEVLPFVEALKGFTKIQVVGLMTMAPNTENEAIIRSVFKQLKQCQQQIAEQGFAHAPCTELSMGMSNDFEIAVEEGATFVRVGTALVGNERGEQDEHEK; via the coding sequence GTGACAAAAATCTTAACAAATTTAAACAAACTAAATGATTTAATAACAGCAGCAGAAAAAAAAGGGAATCGTGAGGGCGATAAAGTCCAAATAATTGCGGTGACGAAGGAAGTTTCTGTTGAAAGAACGCAAGAAGCAATTGAAGCAGGACTCACTCATTTAGGTGAAAATAGACCAGAAGGTTTACATCGTAAAATTACTGAGATTCATGCTGATGTACACTGGCATTATATTGGGTCGCTTCAAACACGTAAAGTAAAACAAGTGATTAACAGCATTGATTATTTACACTCCTTAGATCGTTTGAGTTTGGCAGAAGAAATTGAAAAAAGAGCAGATCAACCTGTTAAATGTTTTGTACAAGTAAATGTTTCTGGCGAAGATTCAAAACATGGTTTAACTATCGAAGAAGTTTTGCCTTTTGTAGAAGCCTTAAAAGGTTTTACAAAGATTCAAGTTGTAGGTTTAATGACAATGGCACCAAACACCGAAAACGAAGCAATCATTCGCTCTGTTTTCAAGCAATTAAAACAATGTCAACAGCAAATAGCCGAGCAAGGATTCGCACACGCACCTTGTACCGAGTTATCAATGGGCATGTCTAATGACTTTGAAATTGCGGTAGAGGAAGGGGCTACTTTTGTTCGAGTCGGAACGGCTCTTGTTGGAAATGAAAGAGGGGAACAGGATGAGCATGAAAAATAA
- a CDS encoding cell division protein SepF, whose protein sequence is MSMKNKIKNFFYLEEELEEEITQAPIQQQQPIQQQQPIHSVKPKKMMKERKAPIHEIVPQSSATPNNIVSLQAAMSSKGAKVVLIEPRVYAEAQDIAEHLKNKRATIVNLQRIEREQGKRIIDFLSGTVYALAGDIQRIGKDIFLCTPDNVEVTGEITNFILDDN, encoded by the coding sequence ATGAGCATGAAAAATAAGATTAAAAACTTCTTTTACCTTGAAGAAGAATTAGAAGAAGAAATCACGCAAGCTCCTATTCAGCAACAACAACCCATACAACAACAGCAACCGATTCATTCAGTAAAGCCTAAAAAAATGATGAAAGAACGTAAAGCACCTATTCATGAAATTGTGCCACAAAGTTCAGCAACTCCTAATAACATTGTCAGTTTGCAGGCAGCTATGAGTTCTAAGGGAGCAAAAGTTGTTTTAATAGAACCCAGAGTTTATGCAGAAGCACAGGATATCGCAGAGCATTTAAAAAATAAGCGTGCAACAATCGTTAATTTACAACGTATTGAACGAGAGCAAGGTAAACGCATTATTGATTTTTTAAGTGGCACAGTCTATGCTCTTGCTGGGGATATTCAACGTATCGGTAAGGATATTTTCCTGTGTACGCCAGATAATGTAGAAGTGACTGGTGAAATTACAAACTTTATTTTAGACGATAATTAA
- the sigE gene encoding RNA polymerase sporulation sigma factor SigE: MLLRLLASLKKLWSKFRSRETYYIGGNDSLPVPLSREEEVTVIASFMNGDLRARDTLIERNLRLVVYIARRFDNTGTPIEDLISIGSIGLIKAIETFNTDKNIKLATYASRCIENEILMHLRKTSRMKGEVSLDEPLNSDADGNELLLSDILGTEEHIILDNVEKKIERQHMFHAINLLGARERYIMECRFGLNGKVEMTQKEVADHLGISQSYISRLEKKIIQDLRENLNQPIS, from the coding sequence TTGCTTCTTAGGCTACTTGCTAGCTTGAAAAAATTATGGAGTAAGTTTCGGAGTCGTGAAACGTACTATATAGGGGGAAATGATTCATTGCCAGTGCCATTAAGTCGAGAAGAAGAAGTTACAGTCATTGCATCCTTTATGAACGGTGATTTACGAGCTAGAGACACACTAATTGAACGTAATTTACGTCTTGTTGTTTATATTGCTAGACGTTTTGATAATACGGGAACGCCAATCGAAGATTTAATTAGCATTGGCTCCATTGGCTTAATAAAGGCGATTGAGACGTTCAATACGGATAAAAATATTAAGCTAGCAACATACGCATCACGCTGCATTGAAAATGAAATTTTAATGCATTTACGAAAAACAAGTCGTATGAAGGGTGAAGTTTCCTTAGATGAGCCACTAAACTCTGATGCAGATGGAAATGAATTATTACTGTCAGATATTTTAGGAACAGAAGAGCATATTATTCTAGACAATGTGGAGAAGAAAATTGAACGTCAGCACATGTTCCATGCTATTAATTTACTAGGTGCGCGTGAACGATATATTATGGAATGTCGCTTTGGTCTCAATGGAAAAGTTGAAATGACACAAAAAGAAGTGGCAGATCATTTAGGCATATCGCAATCATATATTTCCCGTTTAGAAAAGAAAATTATTCAAGATTTACGTGAAAATTTAAATCAGCCAATTTCGTAG
- a CDS encoding sigma-E processing peptidase SpoIIGA codes for MYGEWLVLINTLFNLAILTFTARVTGVLVKNLRLLMSSICSSFVAVIGGQMLWTTILSFILLIGIAFHFKIRSFQKQGPIVLTATIVIGGLLTALQPFLKNLSATHFIMICFLLAVLNLVAFYKQWGFVKLERLSGQFVFDTTLTIFGAKIPLSAFVDTGNQAIEPLSGKPVHFVSYTALRPHLPSAFRESLMEWQETDPYNVSMFSEDYQRYIRFIHVNTVQQQTVVLGFRFDEWHIKGEPSQVKMNEYIVLTKKAKNFPHSTAAILHFSALSNNS; via the coding sequence ATGTATGGAGAATGGCTGGTGCTCATTAATACGCTTTTTAATCTAGCGATACTCACGTTTACGGCAAGAGTAACAGGAGTCCTTGTAAAAAATTTAAGATTATTAATGAGTTCTATTTGTAGTAGTTTTGTAGCTGTCATTGGCGGTCAAATGCTGTGGACGACAATTCTTAGTTTTATATTGTTAATTGGTATAGCGTTTCACTTCAAGATTCGAAGTTTTCAGAAGCAAGGACCGATTGTGTTAACAGCAACGATCGTTATTGGCGGATTGTTAACAGCTCTACAACCTTTTTTAAAAAATCTTTCTGCCACCCATTTCATTATGATTTGCTTTTTGCTTGCCGTTTTAAATCTTGTTGCATTTTATAAGCAATGGGGTTTTGTAAAGTTAGAACGCTTAAGTGGTCAATTTGTATTTGATACAACTTTAACAATCTTTGGGGCAAAGATACCACTTTCTGCCTTTGTAGACACAGGAAATCAAGCCATTGAGCCATTATCAGGAAAACCGGTTCATTTCGTTTCCTATACTGCTTTGAGGCCACATTTACCTTCAGCGTTCCGGGAATCATTAATGGAATGGCAAGAAACAGATCCGTACAATGTATCTATGTTTTCAGAAGATTATCAGCGTTATATACGATTTATTCATGTCAATACCGTACAACAGCAAACCGTTGTCCTTGGTTTTCGCTTTGATGAGTGGCATATAAAGGGGGAGCCATCGCAAGTGAAAATGAATGAATATATCGTTTTAACCAAAAAAGCTAAAAATTTTCCACATAGCACAGCAGCAATTTTACATTTTTCAGCGCTTTCAAATAACTCATAG
- the sigG gene encoding RNA polymerase sporulation sigma factor SigG has protein sequence MRTKVDLCGLDTSTLPILKHEEMKELFIRLQAGETEIREELVMCNLRLVLSIVGRFAYRGEQADDLFQVGCIGLMKAIDHFDLKHNVRFSTYAVPMIIGEIRRHLRDHHALRVSRSLRDIAYKAMQAKEQWITDNLREPTIEEIAEMIDMKKEDVLFALDAIQDPVSLQEPIYSDGGDAVYMMDQLRDDDVSEDQWVAYVSVKESLQKLDERQQMIVAKRFYYGETQTEIAKELGISQAQISRLEKNAIETMQKDYK, from the coding sequence ATGCGAACAAAAGTAGATCTTTGCGGCTTAGATACATCGACTTTGCCAATTCTAAAGCACGAGGAAATGAAGGAACTCTTCATCCGGTTACAAGCTGGAGAAACTGAGATTAGAGAAGAGCTTGTCATGTGCAATTTAAGGTTAGTGCTTAGTATTGTCGGTAGATTTGCCTATAGAGGTGAACAGGCAGATGATTTATTTCAAGTGGGCTGTATTGGCCTCATGAAAGCCATTGATCATTTTGATTTAAAGCATAATGTACGATTTTCGACATATGCTGTACCAATGATTATTGGTGAAATTCGTCGCCATCTGCGTGATCATCATGCATTGCGTGTATCTCGTTCTCTAAGAGATATAGCTTATAAGGCAATGCAGGCAAAAGAGCAATGGATAACCGATAATTTGCGTGAACCAACGATTGAAGAAATTGCTGAGATGATTGACATGAAAAAGGAAGATGTTTTATTTGCTTTAGATGCCATTCAAGATCCAGTTTCATTACAAGAGCCCATTTATTCAGATGGCGGAGATGCTGTTTATATGATGGACCAATTACGAGATGATGATGTATCTGAGGATCAATGGGTTGCCTATGTGTCGGTAAAGGAAAGCTTGCAAAAGCTAGATGAACGTCAGCAAATGATCGTTGCCAAACGATTTTATTATGGAGAGACCCAAACTGAAATTGCCAAAGAACTTGGGATTTCTCAAGCACAAATTTCACGTCTTGAAAAAAATGCAATTGAAACAATGCAAAAAGATTACAAATAA
- the ftsZ gene encoding cell division protein FtsZ, whose protein sequence is MLEFDTSVDELAVIKVIGVGGGGNNAVNRMIEHGVQGVDFIAVNTDAQALNLSKAEVRLQIGAKLTRGLGAGANPEVGKKAAEESREQLEEVLRGADMVFVTAGMGGGTGTGAAPVIAQIARELGALTVGVVTRPFTFEGRKRQTQAIGGIGGMKESVDTLIVIPNDKLLQIVDKSTPMLEAFREADNVLRQGVQGISDLIATPGLINLDFADVKTIMSNKGSALMGIGIATGENRASEAAKKAISSPLLESSIDGAKGVLMNITGGSNLSLFEVQEAADIVASASDEEVNMIFGSVINENLKDEIIVTVIATGFTEEALQQQRPTAKPTLNMNRQSAPQQQAPIREQRQEMHVQHEQPRQNQQNYAQDDMLEVPAFLRNRKNRG, encoded by the coding sequence ATGTTAGAATTTGATACAAGTGTTGATGAACTTGCAGTAATAAAGGTCATAGGTGTTGGTGGCGGCGGTAACAACGCTGTCAATCGAATGATAGAACATGGTGTACAAGGTGTTGACTTTATCGCGGTTAACACGGATGCACAGGCATTAAATTTATCCAAAGCGGAAGTGAGGCTACAAATTGGGGCTAAATTAACGCGTGGATTAGGTGCAGGTGCAAATCCTGAAGTAGGAAAAAAAGCTGCAGAAGAGAGCAGAGAGCAGCTAGAAGAGGTTTTACGAGGTGCAGATATGGTATTCGTGACTGCTGGTATGGGCGGTGGAACGGGTACTGGTGCAGCGCCAGTGATTGCACAAATTGCTCGTGAATTGGGAGCTCTTACAGTAGGTGTTGTAACACGTCCATTCACTTTTGAAGGTCGTAAGCGTCAAACACAAGCAATCGGTGGAATTGGCGGTATGAAAGAATCAGTGGACACATTGATTGTGATACCAAACGACAAGCTATTACAAATAGTTGATAAATCAACGCCAATGTTAGAAGCCTTTAGAGAAGCCGATAATGTTTTACGTCAAGGTGTACAAGGTATTTCAGATTTAATTGCTACACCTGGTCTTATTAACTTAGACTTTGCAGACGTGAAAACGATTATGTCTAACAAAGGTTCAGCCTTAATGGGAATTGGTATCGCAACAGGCGAAAACCGAGCTTCTGAAGCGGCGAAGAAAGCTATCTCAAGTCCATTGCTTGAATCATCCATTGATGGCGCTAAAGGTGTTCTTATGAACATCACAGGTGGTTCAAATCTTAGCTTATTTGAAGTACAAGAAGCGGCAGATATCGTAGCTTCAGCGTCAGATGAAGAGGTAAATATGATTTTCGGTTCTGTCATTAATGAAAATCTTAAAGATGAAATCATTGTTACGGTCATTGCGACAGGCTTCACAGAGGAAGCTTTACAGCAACAACGCCCTACAGCAAAACCGACACTTAACATGAACAGACAATCTGCTCCACAGCAACAAGCACCAATTCGTGAACAACGACAAGAAATGCATGTTCAACATGAGCAGCCACGTCAAAATCAGCAAAATTATGCACAGGATGACATGCTTGAGGTTCCTGCATTTTTACGTAACCGCAAAAATCGTGGTTAA
- the ftsA gene encoding cell division protein FtsA, which produces MNHQDLYISLDIGSSSVKVLIGEMSDGQLHVIGVGNVKSNGVRKGAIVDIDATVQSIRKAIEQAERMTGYQIHEVVLGVPANQTMLQLVKGVVAVNSENREITDDDLDRVVESAQVMSIPPERELVNIIPRQFIVDNLDEIKDPRGMIGIRLEMDATMITTSKTLLHNVLRCVERAGLSIREIYLQPLASGYFALTEDEKNQGTAFIDLGGGSTTITVFEEGLLTHTGVIPVGGDHITKDISIVLKTPTEQAEQIKHQFGHAFYDDASDDELFEVPVVGTDSTDQYSQRYISEIIGARLEELLELVIDELARLGVRDLPGGVVLTGGVAKLEGIAQLARQILQTRVRIYTPDYIGVREPSFATAVGLIRYAYLEDDFYGKSTNTQPVEYAVVGAQPAISKKQEYSAPSEPKESVIGRAKKLFDKFFD; this is translated from the coding sequence TTGAATCATCAAGATTTATACATTTCCCTTGATATTGGGTCCTCCTCTGTCAAGGTATTAATAGGTGAAATGAGTGACGGGCAATTACATGTAATTGGCGTCGGAAATGTAAAGTCGAATGGCGTTCGAAAAGGTGCAATTGTTGATATTGATGCAACAGTACAATCTATTCGAAAAGCAATAGAACAGGCTGAACGTATGACAGGTTATCAAATCCATGAAGTCGTTTTAGGCGTTCCAGCTAACCAGACGATGTTACAGCTAGTTAAAGGTGTTGTCGCTGTAAATAGTGAAAATAGAGAAATTACAGATGATGATTTAGACAGAGTGGTAGAATCTGCACAAGTCATGTCAATACCTCCTGAACGTGAATTAGTTAACATCATTCCAAGACAGTTTATTGTAGACAACCTTGATGAAATAAAAGATCCTCGTGGTATGATTGGCATCCGTCTAGAAATGGATGCAACAATGATAACAACATCCAAAACGCTTTTACACAATGTTCTTCGCTGTGTCGAGCGAGCGGGTTTAAGTATACGAGAAATATATTTGCAACCATTAGCATCAGGCTACTTTGCATTAACAGAAGATGAAAAAAACCAAGGAACTGCCTTTATTGACTTAGGTGGCGGATCTACAACAATCACAGTATTTGAAGAGGGATTATTAACGCATACGGGTGTCATACCAGTTGGTGGTGATCATATAACGAAAGATATTTCAATCGTTTTAAAAACACCAACAGAACAAGCAGAACAAATTAAACACCAGTTTGGACATGCCTTCTATGATGACGCTTCTGATGACGAGCTCTTTGAAGTGCCTGTCGTAGGTACAGATTCTACTGATCAGTACAGCCAACGCTATATATCGGAGATTATCGGTGCTAGATTAGAAGAATTACTAGAGTTAGTTATTGATGAATTAGCACGTTTAGGTGTTAGAGATTTACCAGGTGGAGTTGTTTTAACTGGTGGTGTTGCAAAGCTTGAGGGGATTGCCCAATTAGCACGTCAAATTCTACAAACGCGTGTTAGAATCTATACACCCGATTATATCGGTGTTAGAGAGCCTTCATTTGCGACGGCAGTTGGACTTATTCGTTACGCCTATTTAGAAGATGATTTTTACGGTAAAAGTACGAATACGCAGCCTGTTGAATATGCAGTTGTAGGGGCTCAACCAGCTATAAGCAAAAAGCAAGAGTATTCTGCACCTTCAGAACCAAAAGAAAGCGTAATTGGGAGAGCAAAAAAGTTATTTGATAAGTTTTTTGATTAA
- the ileS gene encoding isoleucine--tRNA ligase, translated as MVEYKDTLLMPKTDFPMRGNLPANEPKMQEKWNAMDINKLQMERTEDRPEFVLHDGPPYANGDIHIGHALNKVLKDMITRHRSMTGYHVNYIPGWDTHGLPIEQALTNKGVKRKEMSVAAFRQLCEEYAYEQIDNQRTQFRRLGIRGDWENPYITLKPEFEARQIEVFGKMAEKGYIYKGLKPVYWSPSSESALAEAEIEYKDIKSPSIYVSFAIKDAKGVVPADAKFIIWTTTPWTLPANLGISLNPEFVYVVVAVANKKFIIAKELLEPVANTLGWEDYEVVQEVKGEALDRIVAQHPFYDRESLIMVGEHVTAEAGTGCVHTAPGHGEDDYHIGKQYGLGILSPLDNSGCYTDEAPGFEGVFYNDANKLVTEKLKEVEALEKLDFFTHSYPHDWRTKKPVIYRATPQWFASVEAFRGELLEAVKATAFTPAWGETRLYNMIRDRGDWVISRQRAWGVPIPIFYAENGEPIITPETISHVSALFREHGSNIWFQKTAKELLPEGFTHPGSPNGEFTKENDIMDVWFDSGSSHQGVLVERGMKYPADLYLEGSDQHRGWFNSSLITSVAINGYAPYKGLLTHGFVLDGEGRKMSKSLGNVIIPQKVMDQYGADILRLWVASVDYTADVRISMDMLKQVSEVYRKIRNTFRFLHGNIADFDPKKDRVAYAELREMDQYVYMRLQDVLKTVRAAYDRYDFAAVYHVVNNFVAVELSSFYLDIAKDVVYIEGHDNKDRRAMQTVIYDTLMTLVKIMTPVIPHTTDEMWSYLNAQGIVEEASVQLTDFPEVDVQANFDSLRTKWEKIIDVRDDILKALEEARNAKTIGKSLEAKVTVYAKEDIVALLNDANIDFAQLSIVSAFEVAAIEEAPAEALALEHVSIVVEKATGEKCERCWSISETVGANEAQPTVCARCAEVVEKYYV; from the coding sequence ATGGTTGAATACAAAGATACTTTATTAATGCCAAAAACAGATTTCCCAATGCGTGGAAACTTACCGGCAAATGAGCCAAAAATGCAAGAAAAATGGAATGCTATGGATATTAACAAATTACAAATGGAGCGTACGGAAGATCGCCCAGAATTTGTTCTACATGATGGCCCACCATATGCCAATGGTGATATCCACATCGGCCATGCTTTAAATAAAGTATTGAAGGATATGATTACACGTCATCGTTCTATGACTGGCTACCATGTAAATTATATTCCAGGTTGGGATACACATGGTTTACCAATTGAGCAAGCATTGACGAACAAAGGTGTAAAGCGTAAAGAAATGTCAGTTGCAGCATTCCGCCAACTTTGTGAAGAGTATGCTTATGAGCAAATTGACAATCAACGTACACAATTCCGTCGATTAGGCATTCGTGGGGATTGGGAAAATCCTTATATTACGTTGAAGCCTGAGTTTGAAGCACGTCAAATTGAGGTATTTGGTAAAATGGCCGAAAAAGGTTATATCTATAAAGGATTAAAACCAGTTTATTGGTCACCATCTTCTGAATCTGCTCTAGCGGAAGCTGAAATTGAATATAAGGACATCAAATCACCATCCATTTATGTAAGCTTTGCTATTAAGGATGCAAAAGGTGTTGTACCAGCAGACGCAAAATTTATTATTTGGACAACAACACCTTGGACATTACCAGCAAACTTAGGGATTTCTTTGAATCCTGAATTTGTCTATGTCGTAGTTGCGGTGGCTAATAAAAAATTCATCATTGCCAAAGAATTATTAGAGCCAGTGGCAAATACGCTTGGATGGGAAGACTATGAGGTTGTACAGGAAGTTAAAGGTGAGGCACTAGATCGTATTGTAGCACAGCATCCATTCTATGATCGTGAATCTCTTATTATGGTAGGTGAACACGTAACAGCTGAAGCGGGTACTGGTTGTGTTCATACAGCACCAGGACACGGGGAAGACGATTATCATATTGGTAAACAGTATGGTTTAGGTATTCTTAGCCCTCTTGATAATAGTGGCTGTTATACAGATGAAGCACCAGGCTTTGAAGGCGTGTTTTATAATGATGCGAATAAACTAGTAACAGAAAAACTAAAAGAAGTAGAAGCGTTAGAAAAGCTTGATTTCTTTACGCACTCATACCCACATGACTGGCGTACGAAAAAGCCTGTTATTTATCGTGCGACACCTCAATGGTTTGCATCCGTTGAAGCATTCCGTGGAGAGTTATTAGAGGCTGTAAAAGCAACAGCATTTACACCAGCTTGGGGAGAAACGCGTCTTTATAATATGATTCGTGATCGTGGAGACTGGGTAATTTCACGTCAACGTGCTTGGGGTGTGCCGATTCCGATTTTCTATGCTGAAAATGGTGAACCAATTATTACACCTGAAACAATTAGTCATGTCTCAGCATTATTCCGTGAGCATGGATCAAATATTTGGTTCCAAAAAACAGCAAAAGAATTATTGCCAGAAGGCTTTACACATCCAGGAAGCCCGAACGGTGAATTCACAAAAGAAAATGATATTATGGACGTATGGTTCGACTCAGGTTCATCACACCAAGGTGTACTCGTAGAACGTGGCATGAAATATCCAGCTGATCTCTATTTAGAGGGCTCTGACCAACACCGTGGTTGGTTTAATTCATCTCTTATTACATCTGTAGCGATTAACGGCTATGCACCATATAAAGGACTTTTAACACATGGTTTCGTTCTTGATGGTGAAGGACGTAAAATGAGTAAATCATTAGGGAATGTAATTATCCCACAAAAAGTAATGGATCAGTATGGCGCAGACATTCTTCGTTTATGGGTTGCTTCTGTTGACTATACAGCAGATGTGCGCATTTCTATGGATATGTTAAAGCAAGTATCTGAAGTGTATCGTAAAATTCGTAATACATTCCGTTTCTTACACGGTAATATTGCTGATTTCGATCCTAAGAAAGATCGTGTAGCTTATGCAGAGCTTCGTGAAATGGATCAATATGTGTATATGCGCTTACAAGATGTCTTAAAAACTGTACGTGCTGCATATGATCGCTATGATTTTGCTGCTGTCTATCATGTAGTCAATAATTTTGTTGCTGTAGAGTTATCTTCATTCTATCTGGATATTGCAAAAGACGTTGTCTATATTGAGGGTCATGACAATAAAGATCGTCGTGCGATGCAAACAGTTATTTATGATACATTAATGACATTGGTTAAAATCATGACACCAGTTATCCCACATACAACAGATGAAATGTGGTCTTACCTAAATGCTCAAGGTATTGTAGAAGAGGCTTCTGTTCAATTAACGGACTTCCCAGAGGTAGATGTTCAAGCGAATTTTGACAGCCTACGCACAAAATGGGAAAAAATTATTGATGTACGCGATGATATTTTAAAAGCATTAGAGGAAGCACGTAATGCGAAAACAATTGGTAAATCACTTGAAGCAAAAGTGACTGTCTATGCAAAAGAGGACATTGTCGCATTATTGAACGATGCCAACATTGACTTTGCACAACTTTCCATCGTTTCAGCTTTCGAGGTAGCTGCCATAGAAGAAGCGCCTGCTGAAGCTTTAGCACTTGAGCATGTTTCCATTGTTGTTGAGAAGGCGACAGGTGAGAAATGTGAGCGTTGCTGGTCAATTTCTGAAACAGTTGGTGCAAATGAGGCACAACCTACAGTATGCGCTCGCTGTGCAGAAGTTGTAGAAAAATATTACGTGTAA
- a CDS encoding RNA-binding protein produces MEHLIQHFRKEEQPFIEQVISWQREVEDRYAPKLTDFLDPRQRFIVTSIIGQDDTLKTACTGLFDGAERQRMLIFPTYYEATEEDFQLVAFTIQYPVKFVQLRHPDVLGALLSLGLNRGKFGDIRVNDYQVQFIVAQEVAEYVRLHLTGIGKVKVHIESLKEPDSLIVNEEEWLEESHTVSSMRLDVIIATVLNVSRQKAQAFITGKKVRVNWTERDTVAFELQEGDILSIRGSGRVKIIMTEGRTKKDKIRLQVGRLAQKS; encoded by the coding sequence ATGGAACACTTAATCCAGCATTTTCGAAAAGAAGAACAACCCTTTATTGAACAGGTAATAAGTTGGCAACGTGAGGTGGAAGATCGTTATGCGCCTAAGCTGACAGATTTTCTTGATCCAAGACAACGTTTTATTGTGACCTCTATTATCGGGCAGGATGATACGCTGAAAACGGCATGCACAGGTTTATTTGATGGAGCAGAAAGGCAGCGTATGCTCATTTTTCCTACTTACTATGAAGCGACAGAAGAAGACTTTCAGTTGGTGGCATTTACGATTCAATATCCTGTGAAATTTGTTCAATTACGACATCCTGATGTTTTAGGTGCATTGCTATCATTAGGTTTAAACCGTGGTAAATTTGGCGATATTCGAGTTAATGATTACCAGGTGCAATTCATTGTAGCTCAGGAGGTAGCAGAATATGTTCGTTTACATTTAACGGGTATTGGTAAAGTAAAGGTGCATATTGAGTCTTTAAAAGAACCGGATTCCCTTATTGTAAATGAGGAAGAATGGTTGGAGGAATCTCATACGGTATCTTCGATGCGTTTAGATGTAATTATTGCGACTGTCTTAAATGTATCACGCCAAAAAGCTCAAGCTTTCATTACTGGGAAAAAAGTACGTGTTAATTGGACAGAACGAGACACAGTTGCTTTTGAATTACAAGAGGGAGATATTTTATCGATACGAGGAAGTGGTCGTGTGAAAATTATTATGACTGAAGGCCGAACAAAAAAAGATAAAATCCGTCTACAAGTCGGTCGATTGGCCCAAAAAAGCTGA
- a CDS encoding DivIVA domain-containing protein, producing the protein MPLSPIDIHNKEFTKAFRGYAEDEVNEFLDQIIKDYEILLREKKEVDKQLEMALEQARHFNSLEETLQKSIVVAQEAADEVRRNSQKEAKLIVKEAEKNADRIVNEALTKARKVTIEIDELKKQSKVFRNRFKMLVEAQLDLLNADDWDHLLQYDIDLTEIQASVEEAQDSEDI; encoded by the coding sequence ATGCCATTATCACCTATTGATATACATAATAAGGAGTTTACAAAAGCCTTCAGAGGCTATGCTGAAGATGAAGTAAATGAATTTTTAGATCAGATTATTAAAGACTATGAAATTCTGCTTCGTGAAAAAAAAGAAGTTGATAAACAATTAGAGATGGCCTTAGAACAAGCGAGACATTTTAACTCCTTAGAAGAAACTTTGCAGAAGTCTATTGTCGTTGCACAAGAAGCGGCTGATGAAGTGCGAAGAAACTCTCAAAAAGAGGCGAAGCTCATTGTAAAAGAAGCTGAAAAAAATGCTGATCGAATTGTCAATGAAGCTTTGACGAAGGCTCGTAAGGTGACGATTGAAATTGATGAGCTTAAAAAGCAATCTAAGGTATTCCGTAATCGTTTCAAGATGCTTGTAGAAGCACAGCTTGATTTACTTAATGCAGATGACTGGGATCATTTGCTGCAATATGATATTGATTTAACAGAAATTCAAGCATCTGTTGAGGAAGCACAGGATTCTGAAGATATTTAA